Within the Planctomycetota bacterium genome, the region CTGATTGATGACCAAGTCGAACGTCTTGTCGGGGTTCTTCCCGATGATCGCTGTGGGACGTTCGGGGTCTGCGGCCAGTTTCTTGAGATTTGGGGCGAACGCCTTTGGGCCGATGGTTTGGATTTCGTCGGGCGGGATGATGTCGGTGTATCCGTCGCCGCAACCCGCCGTTTTCATCTCGGCGAGGATTCCACGGCGCCATGCGCGGTACATGTGTTGGGGCCAAATCCGCTTTTCACCGTCGGCCGACTGCAGGAAACCGATGCAACGATGCCCGAGTTCGAGCAGGTGCCGGGCAGCCATGCGACCGATGTTCTCGTGATTGGGCATCACCGACGCAATGCCCTTGGCCGACGGTGCGTTGATGATGACGGCCGGCAGTTCGGCCCGTTGGATCAGTGCGATCTCCTCGGGCTCGATGTGATAGTCGATGATGACGCCATCAAAGCGAGCATCCGCGAATCCGCTGTGCTCGGCGTTGTCGCGAATGCGGTAAAAGGCGACGTGATAACCTGCCGCGCCCAGCGTGTCGGTGAGCCCGGAGACCAGGGCCGGATCGTGCGTGTCAGTCTCAGGACGTGTGGTCGAGAGCAAGCCGACCATCTGGGTCCGACCGCTTTGGAGTGCCTTGGCCCGCCAATCGACCTGATAGCCCATCCGTTCGGCGACCTCGCGGATCTGCTGGACCCGTTGGGCGGACTTGGGCCAGGAACCTTTGACCTTGCCGCGCAGGACCTTGGAGACCGTCACCTTGGAGACGCCGACCGCATCCGCGATGTCTTGGAGGGTGGTTGCCATGATCCCGCATCGTGACAGGTAAAATTGACGTCGTCACGTGGAAGTGTGCTTTTGGGTTACAAAACGGCTGAACAGTCGCCCAGGATGGGGTCGAGGAGTTGCCGGCGGCCACACTTGTTTACCGTT harbors:
- a CDS encoding LacI family DNA-binding transcriptional regulator, which produces MATTLQDIADAVGVSKVTVSKVLRGKVKGSWPKSAQRVQQIREVAERMGYQVDWRAKALQSGRTQMVGLLSTTRPETDTHDPALVSGLTDTLGAAGYHVAFYRIRDNAEHSGFADARFDGVIIDYHIEPEEIALIQRAELPAVIINAPSAKGIASVMPNHENIGRMAARHLLELGHRCIGFLQSADGEKRIWPQHMYRAWRRGILAEMKTAGCGDGYTDIIPPDEIQTIGPKAFAPNLKKLAADPERPTAIIGKNPDKTFDLVINQLSGTGLKIPRDLSVMSITDQPELAWVTPAITAIDLNFAGIARQAAVELLRQIEPDSGVIDQLPDTGTTQPVLNIRGSTSAPRTSSRRSAV